The Elusimicrobiota bacterium region CGATCTGAGCGTCGACTTCGATCGCCGCCGTCTTTCGGGATTCTGCCGTACGACCGTCAGCGCGCGCCGCGCCGGGCTGCGGTCCCTGTCGTTCGACGCGATCGATCTCAAGGTCACGAAGGTCCTCTTCGACGGCAAGCCCGCCCGCTTCAAGAACGCCGACAAGAAGCTCGTCGTCACCTCGCCGAAGATCCTCGCCGAGGACGAGGCGCACGACGTCGAAGTGCATTACTCGGTCACGAACCCCGAGGCCGGCCTCCATTTCGTGAAGAGCCCCGAGCAGATGTGGTCCCAGAGCCAGCCGGAGGACGCGCGCCGATGGTTCCCCTGCCACGACACCCCGGGAGAGAAGGCCACCTCGGAAGTGCGGGCCACGGTGCCCGCGGGCTTCCGGGCGGTCTCCAACGGGATCCTGATCGACGAGTCGAAAGGCGGGACGAAGCACGTTTATCACTGGAAGCTGGACCGGCCGCACTCGATCTACCTGATCACGCTCGCCGTCGCGCGCTTCGCCGAGGTCGTGGAGGACTGGGACGGGATCCCCGTCGTCTACTACTGCGAGAAGGGGCGCGAGGGCGACGCCCGCCGCGGCTTCGGCAAGACCGCCGCGGCGATGAGGATCTTCTCCGAGAAGACCGGCGTGCGCTACCCGTACGCGCGCTACGCGCAGGTCGCTGTGGCCGAGTATCCGGGCGGGATGGAGCACACGACGGCCACGACGCAGACCGACGCCTGCCTCATCGACGAGCAGGCGTTCGCCGACCACGACCTCGACACCTTGGTCGCGCACGAGCTCGCCCATCAGTGGTTCGGCGACCTCGTCACCTGCGCCGAGTGGCCTCACGCCTGGCTCAACGAGGGCTTCGCGACCTACTCCGAGGTCGTATTCCTCGAGGCCGACCGCGGCCATGACGAGGCCCTGTACGAGCTCCTCCTGAACCGGCGCGTGTACCTCGACGAGGACTCGGGACGCTATCGCCGGCCGATCGTGTGCCGCACCTACACGGACCCGTGGACGATCTTCGACCGGCACCTGTACGAGAAGGGCTGCTGGGTCCTGCGCATGCTCCACCTCGAGCTCGGCGACAAGCTGTTCTGGAAGGGCGTCGGGCACTGGCTCAAAAAGCACAAGGACGGAATCGCGGAAACCCAGGACCTGGTCGCCGCGTTCGAGGAAGCGACTGGAAGAAACCTGCAGGGTTTCTTCGATCAATGGGTGTACCGCGGCGGCCATCCTGCCCTGCGCCTGCGCTGGTCCTGGGACGAGAAGAGCAAGCGCGGGGAACTCCACCTCACGCAGACGCAGGACGTCTCCGACGCCCACCCCGCGTACAAGCTCAAGGCGAAGATCCGGGTGACGGGCCGGGGCTGGTCCCGGGACTTCACCGAGACGGTCGAAGCGAAGGAGCACCGCTTCGTCTGGACCTTGCCCGGCGAGCCGCTCGACGTGGAGTTCGATCCAGAGCTGGAACTGTTATCTTCCATAAAGTTCGCCAAGCCGCAGGCGATGTGGCTCCGCCAGCTGCGCGCAGGCAAGACCTCGGCCTCCCGCGCGCAGGCGGCCTCCGCCGTCGCCGCCTGGGGCGGGGAGAAGGCCGTCGCCGAGCTCGAGGCCGCCGCCAAGCGCGAGAAGTTCTGGGGCGCCGCGGCCGAGATCGTCGAGGCCCTGGGCTCCGTCGCCGGCCCGCGCACGGCCCCGGCGCTGCGGCGCCTCCTGGCTTCGGGGCCCGCGAACCCCAAGGTCCGCCGCGTGATCGTCGACCAGCTCGGACGCCGGGGCGGGCCCGCCGACGCCGCCCTGTTCGCGCCGCTCGCGCGCTCCGGCCGCAGCCTGCTCGTGCGCGCCGAGGCCACCCGGGCCCTCGGCCGCCTCGACTACCGCCGGTACCGCGGGATCATCGAGACGAACCTCAAGGCGAAGACCTACCGCGACGGCGTCGCCGCGGCGGCCGTCGCCGCGATCGCCGCGTCCCGCGACCCGGGCGCGGCGAAGAAGCTCCTCGCGATCGTGAAGCCCGCGCACCGTTTCGGCGCGCGCGTCGCCGCGATCCGCGCGCTGGCCGAGTACGCGCCGGCGACGCCGGACGCCGTGCCCGCCCTGGTCGGGCTGCTGACGGAATCCGACGAGCGCGTCAGCCTCATCGCCTGCGCCGCCCTGGGCCGGACGAACGACGAGCGCGCCCTGCCCGCCCTCGAGAAGGCCGCGAAGTCCGCGGGGAACCCCCGCATCCGGGTCTACGCGACGGAAGCCGTCGCGCGCATCAAGGCCGGCGCCAAGACCAAGTCCAAGCTCGTCTAGCTCTTCCGTCCGAAGCGCCACCCGAGGCTCAGGCGGAACGCCTCGCCGAGCTGGCCGAGCGGCTGGAACGCGAGGTCGAAGGAGAAGCCGTTGACGCGCGCGCCCGCGCCGACCGTCAGCCC contains the following coding sequences:
- a CDS encoding M1 family metallopeptidase, whose product is MPNLDREFLGCGRRIAAGGSGPGVQAALLGAPPVYAPDRPFDTRHIYLDLSVDFDRRRLSGFCRTTVSARRAGLRSLSFDAIDLKVTKVLFDGKPARFKNADKKLVVTSPKILAEDEAHDVEVHYSVTNPEAGLHFVKSPEQMWSQSQPEDARRWFPCHDTPGEKATSEVRATVPAGFRAVSNGILIDESKGGTKHVYHWKLDRPHSIYLITLAVARFAEVVEDWDGIPVVYYCEKGREGDARRGFGKTAAAMRIFSEKTGVRYPYARYAQVAVAEYPGGMEHTTATTQTDACLIDEQAFADHDLDTLVAHELAHQWFGDLVTCAEWPHAWLNEGFATYSEVVFLEADRGHDEALYELLLNRRVYLDEDSGRYRRPIVCRTYTDPWTIFDRHLYEKGCWVLRMLHLELGDKLFWKGVGHWLKKHKDGIAETQDLVAAFEEATGRNLQGFFDQWVYRGGHPALRLRWSWDEKSKRGELHLTQTQDVSDAHPAYKLKAKIRVTGRGWSRDFTETVEAKEHRFVWTLPGEPLDVEFDPELELLSSIKFAKPQAMWLRQLRAGKTSASRAQAASAVAAWGGEKAVAELEAAAKREKFWGAAAEIVEALGSVAGPRTAPALRRLLASGPANPKVRRVIVDQLGRRGGPADAALFAPLARSGRSLLVRAEATRALGRLDYRRYRGIIETNLKAKTYRDGVAAAAVAAIAASRDPGAAKKLLAIVKPAHRFGARVAAIRALAEYAPATPDAVPALVGLLTESDERVSLIACAALGRTNDERALPALEKAAKSAGNPRIRVYATEAVARIKAGAKTKSKLV